The following proteins are co-located in the Takifugu flavidus isolate HTHZ2018 chromosome 16, ASM371156v2, whole genome shotgun sequence genome:
- the LOC130540099 gene encoding LOW QUALITY PROTEIN: G-protein coupled receptor 151 (The sequence of the model RefSeq protein was modified relative to this genomic sequence to represent the inferred CDS: inserted 2 bases in 2 codons; deleted 6 bases in 4 codons) produces the protein MAVMDNNDRPANISFFDFVGGLQLLHGXDTRTVVPVILIGISVSGALGNLLVLLILARDFNAGKGSEVKALLASLASTDLAILLLCAPVRALTYYKQTWTLGAFVCSTTDWFQHSCVVAKTLILAATTRAKHTAGPRTARGPLSSRPTWIHGALAFIXVVSMLLPTPQMLFATLAQRGGATVCVSQVPECASDFIACSGKVYPTAAFAVPVLATLGYYTQALHSAVNRAPLPRQQGKVTLVLLCLSAALGLMLLPEWGTFVWIRLGHNKPPVGLVIFAQVLLYACSSLSPVILMTMYDDVRQGLVRVWVIGTCRRATHAQGNKCPKAEGNAAEAGTGARGRGRAGARGRGQTRSPEPDKTIPDVEHFWTGRRNTQVEEEQDPIPWEKEEKML, from the exons ATGGCAGTGATGGATAATAATGACCGACCTGccaacatttccttttttgatTTCGTCGGAGGACTCCAGCTTCTCCACG GCGACACCCGGACGGTGGTGCCCGTCATCCTGATCGGGATCAGCGTGTCCGGGGCGCTTGGGAATTTGCTCGTTCTGCTGATTCTGGCGCGTGATTTTAATGCTGGGAAGGGCTCCGAGGTCAAAGCCCTGCTCGCCTCCCTGGCGTCCACGGACCTGGCCATCCTGTTGCTGTGCGCCCCCGTGCGCGCCCTCACCTACTACAAACAGACGTGGACTTTGGGCGCGTTTGTCTGCAGCACCACAGACTGGTTCCAGCACTCCTGCGTGGTGGCTAAAACTCTGATCCTGGCGGCCACCACCAGAGCCAAACACACCGCGGGTCCCCGCACCGCCCGCGGGCCACTCTCCTCC CGCCCGACGTGGATCCACGGAGCCCTGGCGTTCA GGGTGGTGTCGATGCTGCTCCCCACCCCCCAGATGCTCTTCGCTACCCTGGCGCAGCGCGGAGGCGCCACCGTCTGCGTCTCGCAGGTGCCAGAGTGCGCGTCTGACTTCATAGCGTGTTCTGGCAAGGTCTACCCCACTGCGGCCTTCGCGGTGCCGGTCCTCGCCACGCTGGGCTACTACACCCAGGCGCTGCACTCCGCCGTGAACCGCGCGCCCCTCCCC CGGCAGCAGGGCAAGGTCACCCTGGTTCTGCTGTGCCTGAGCGCCGCCCTCGGACTCATGTTGCTGCCGGAGTGGGGCACGTTCGTCTGGATCCGGCTCGGACACAACAAGCCCCCCGTTGGTCTGGTCATCTTCGCGCAGGTCCTCCTTTACGCGTGCAGCTCGCTGTCC CCCGTGATCCTCATGACGATGTACGACGACGTGCGCCAGGGACTGGTGCGGGTCTGGGTCATCGGCACCTGC AGGCGCGCAACACACGCGCAGGGCAACAAGTGTCCAAAGGCGGAGGGGAACGCGGCGGAGGCCGGGACCGGGgcccggggccggggccgggccGGGGCCCGGGGCCGGGGACAAACGCGGTCCCCGGAACCGGACAAGACGATCCCCGATGTGGAGCACTTTTGGACGGGCCGCAGGAACACGCAGgtcgaggaggagcaggaccccATTCCgtgggagaaggaggagaaaatgttGTGA